The proteins below are encoded in one region of Avibacterium volantium:
- the secD gene encoding protein translocase subunit SecD, with protein MLNRYPLWKNIMVTLVVAIGVLYSLPNLYGEDPAVQISGTRGQEANTTTLSNVQTLLNENHLTTKSIKLENGSILARFNNTDDQLLAKDKISEKLGNGYSVALNLAPATPKWLSDIGGSPMKWGLDLRGGVRFLMEVDMNTALAKRQEQLQDGLLGELRKAKYQYTNIRAGENHSTVVTLKNPDQLSAVQRLLRQAHPNLDIREISNNTLSLTLSDAALNEARDHAIEQNLSILRRRVEELGVSEPVIQRQGAERIVVELPGVQDTSRAKEILGATATLEFRLVNQNANVDAAMRGMVPSDSEVKFDRNGRPVVLYKRAVLGGEHIVNASSGVDQNSGTPQVSVTLDSEGGDMMSQTTKMNLKKPMATLYVEYKDSGKKDENGKTVLAKHEEVINIATIQGRFGSQFQITGIDSPNEALNLSVLLRSGALTAPIQIVEERTVGPSLGAQNVEQGLQAGLWGLAITVVFMLIYYKVFGLFASMALLANMVLLVGLMSLIPGATLTMPGIAGIILSVGMSVDANVLIFERIKEEIRNGRTIQQAINEGYSGAFSSIFDANLTTILTSIVLYAVGTGPIKGFAITLSLGVAISMFTAITGTRMLVNLLYGGKRVEKLSI; from the coding sequence ATGTTAAATCGTTACCCTTTATGGAAGAATATAATGGTGACCCTTGTGGTCGCCATTGGTGTTTTATATTCTCTCCCAAATCTTTACGGTGAAGATCCTGCCGTTCAAATTTCAGGAACTCGTGGACAAGAAGCCAACACAACAACCCTTAGCAATGTGCAAACGCTTCTTAACGAAAATCATCTCACTACAAAATCCATTAAATTAGAAAACGGTTCAATTCTTGCTCGTTTTAATAACACAGATGATCAGCTGCTTGCCAAAGATAAAATCAGCGAAAAATTAGGCAATGGCTATTCAGTGGCGCTTAACCTTGCGCCTGCTACGCCAAAATGGCTTTCTGATATTGGTGGTTCACCAATGAAATGGGGCTTGGACTTGCGTGGTGGTGTACGCTTTTTAATGGAAGTGGATATGAATACTGCGCTGGCTAAACGTCAAGAGCAGTTGCAAGACGGTTTATTGGGCGAATTGCGTAAAGCGAAATATCAATATACCAATATTCGCGCAGGGGAAAATCATAGCACTGTGGTTACCCTAAAAAATCCAGATCAGCTTTCAGCTGTTCAGCGCTTATTGCGTCAAGCGCACCCCAATTTAGATATTCGTGAAATTTCTAATAACACGCTTTCTTTAACCTTATCTGATGCAGCGTTAAATGAAGCGCGCGATCACGCCATTGAGCAAAACTTGAGTATTTTACGCCGCCGTGTGGAAGAATTAGGCGTTTCTGAACCCGTGATTCAACGCCAAGGCGCAGAGCGTATTGTGGTGGAATTACCGGGCGTTCAAGATACTTCACGCGCAAAAGAAATTTTAGGCGCAACAGCCACCCTTGAGTTTCGTTTAGTGAATCAAAACGCCAATGTTGATGCGGCAATGCGTGGAATGGTGCCTTCAGATTCTGAAGTGAAATTTGATCGTAATGGTCGCCCTGTGGTGCTGTACAAACGTGCGGTATTAGGGGGGGAACATATTGTCAATGCGTCATCAGGGGTTGATCAAAATTCAGGTACGCCACAAGTAAGTGTAACCTTGGATAGCGAAGGCGGCGATATGATGTCGCAAACCACCAAAATGAATCTGAAAAAGCCAATGGCAACTTTATATGTTGAATATAAAGACAGCGGCAAAAAAGATGAAAATGGCAAAACCGTTCTCGCTAAACACGAAGAAGTGATCAATATTGCAACCATTCAAGGCCGTTTTGGTAGCCAATTCCAAATCACTGGGATTGATAGCCCAAATGAAGCGCTTAATCTTTCTGTGTTATTACGTTCTGGCGCATTAACAGCACCAATCCAAATTGTGGAAGAACGTACCGTTGGGCCATCACTCGGTGCGCAAAATGTGGAACAAGGCTTGCAAGCAGGGCTTTGGGGCTTAGCCATTACTGTGGTGTTTATGCTGATTTACTATAAAGTATTCGGCTTATTTGCAAGTATGGCACTGCTTGCCAATATGGTTTTACTTGTTGGTTTGATGTCGTTAATTCCGGGAGCAACGCTCACAATGCCGGGGATTGCGGGGATTATTCTTTCGGTGGGAATGTCTGTGGACGCGAACGTGTTGATTTTTGAGCGGATTAAAGAAGAAATTCGTAACGGACGCACCATTCAACAAGCCATTAATGAAGGCTATAGCGGGGCATTTAGCAGTATTTTTGATGCTAACTTAACCACAATTTTAACTTCTATCGTGCTTTATGCGGTGGGAACAGGGCCAATTAAAGGCTTTGCGATCACCCTTTCATTAGGGGTTGCGATCTCAATGTTTACTGCGATTACAGGAACTCGAATGCTGGTAAATTTACTTTACGGCGGCAAACGCGTTGAGAAATTATCTATTTAA
- the yajC gene encoding preprotein translocase subunit YajC yields the protein MEAQQGSPMSMLFIFVLFGLIFYFMIYRPQAKRNKAHKQLMAELAKGTEVLTSGGIIGKITKIGAESDYVVLALNDSTEITIKRDFIVSVLPKGSLKSL from the coding sequence ATGGAAGCTCAACAAGGTAGCCCAATGTCAATGTTATTTATTTTCGTTCTGTTCGGATTGATTTTCTATTTTATGATTTATCGTCCACAAGCAAAACGCAATAAAGCACATAAGCAATTAATGGCTGAGTTAGCGAAAGGCACGGAAGTTCTTACTTCAGGTGGTATTATTGGTAAAATCACCAAAATTGGGGCAGAAAGCGATTACGTTGTTCTTGCCTTAAATGACAGCACAGAAATTACCATTAAACGTGATTTCATTGTTTCTGTGTTACCAAAAGGTTCATTAAAAAGCCTTTAA
- a CDS encoding hemerythrin domain-containing protein, whose protein sequence is MFNLQPQQFASWNEPIEMLYACHGKVKMFCRQLNILPSYLEKNGNIQAVQKDVQQILNYFNIAAPLHHDDEEKDFFPALLKYCPQAKADVERLESQHETLHQNWAALSVQLEALLKGEITQIPAPLIAQFIAGYDSHIAIEEPLFELGKTHIPQEELSAMGKVMAARRKN, encoded by the coding sequence ATGTTTAATCTTCAACCGCAACAATTTGCCAGCTGGAATGAGCCGATTGAAATGCTTTACGCCTGCCACGGCAAAGTGAAAATGTTCTGCCGTCAGCTGAATATTTTGCCTAGTTATTTGGAGAAAAATGGCAACATTCAAGCGGTGCAAAAAGATGTGCAGCAAATTTTGAATTATTTTAATATTGCCGCGCCATTGCACCACGATGATGAAGAAAAGGATTTTTTCCCTGCATTGCTAAAATACTGCCCACAAGCCAAAGCTGATGTCGAACGCTTAGAAAGCCAACACGAAACTTTGCATCAAAATTGGGCAGCTTTGTCTGTGCAGTTGGAAGCCTTGCTAAAAGGCGAAATTACACAAATTCCCGCACCGCTTATTGCACAATTTATTGCTGGTTATGACAGCCATATTGCCATTGAAGAACCTTTATTTGAACTTGGCAAAACCCATATCCCACAAGAAGAATTAAGTGCGATGGGAAAAGTGATGGCAGCGCGCCGAAAAAACTAA
- the tgt gene encoding tRNA guanosine(34) transglycosylase Tgt, with amino-acid sequence MKFKLHKTDGTARRGTMTFQRPQGEFEVQTPAFMPVGTYGTVKGMTPEEVRATGAEILLGNTFHLWLRPGQEIMRKHGDLHDFMNWHRPILTDSGGFQVFSLGKLRKITEEGVKFQNPINGERIFLSPEKSMEIQYDLGSDIVMIFDECTPYPATFDYAKKSMEMSLRWAKRSRDRFDELGNKNALFGIVQGGVYEELRKVSLEGLVNIGFDGYAVGGLAVGEPKEDMHRILEYVCPQLPADKPRYLMGVGKPEDLVEGVRRGIDMFDCVMPTRNARNGHLFVTDGIVKIRNAKYRDDTSPLDPECDCYTCKNYTKAYLYHLDKCGEILGARLNTIHNLRYYQRLMAQIREAIENDTFEQFVQDFYARIGKPVPPLQSEVQQNAQASNPQGEQNV; translated from the coding sequence ATGAAATTTAAACTTCATAAAACCGATGGCACGGCACGCCGTGGCACAATGACTTTCCAACGCCCACAAGGGGAATTTGAAGTGCAAACCCCAGCCTTTATGCCTGTCGGCACTTACGGTACGGTAAAAGGAATGACACCAGAAGAAGTGCGTGCCACTGGGGCAGAAATTTTGCTTGGCAACACCTTTCACCTTTGGTTACGCCCAGGGCAAGAAATTATGCGTAAACACGGCGATTTGCACGACTTTATGAACTGGCATCGTCCAATTTTAACGGATAGTGGCGGTTTCCAAGTGTTCAGCCTAGGTAAATTACGCAAAATTACCGAAGAAGGGGTGAAATTCCAAAATCCAATTAATGGCGAACGTATTTTCCTTTCCCCTGAAAAATCAATGGAAATCCAATATGATTTAGGCTCTGATATTGTGATGATTTTTGATGAATGCACGCCTTATCCCGCCACCTTTGATTATGCGAAAAAATCAATGGAAATGTCGCTCCGTTGGGCAAAACGCAGCCGTGATCGCTTTGATGAACTGGGCAATAAAAATGCCTTGTTTGGCATTGTGCAAGGGGGCGTTTATGAAGAATTGCGTAAAGTTTCCCTTGAGGGCTTGGTGAATATCGGCTTTGACGGTTATGCCGTAGGCGGGCTAGCCGTGGGTGAGCCAAAAGAAGATATGCACCGCATTTTAGAATATGTTTGCCCACAACTGCCAGCGGATAAACCACGTTATTTAATGGGCGTAGGCAAGCCAGAAGATTTGGTGGAAGGTGTGCGCCGTGGGATTGATATGTTCGATTGCGTAATGCCAACGCGTAACGCGCGCAACGGACATTTATTCGTTACAGACGGCATTGTGAAAATTCGTAATGCGAAATACCGTGATGACACCAGCCCGCTTGATCCAGAATGTGATTGTTACACCTGTAAAAATTACACCAAAGCCTATCTTTACCATTTAGATAAGTGCGGTGAAATTTTAGGCGCAAGATTAAACACCATTCACAATTTACGTTATTATCAACGCTTAATGGCTCAAATTCGTGAAGCCATTGAGAACGATACCTTTGAACAATTTGTGCAAGATTTCTATGCGCGCATTGGCAAGCCTGTTCCGCCATTGCAAAGTGAAGTGCAACAAAACGCACAAGCCTCTAATCCACAAGGTGAACAAAATGTTTAA
- the queA gene encoding tRNA preQ1(34) S-adenosylmethionine ribosyltransferase-isomerase QueA gives MRVSDFYFDLPDELIARYPKADRTASRLLQLNGENGELFHRTFADVVDLINEGDLLIFNNTRVIPARMYGRKASGGKIEVLVERILSEDRFLAHIRSSKAPKEGAELFLGEDKLGEGKGIKMIMKARHDTLFELEMAEKSTALLDVLQQIGHMPLPPYIDRPDEDADKERYQTVYNKVPGAVAAPTAGLHFDNELLEKLKAKGVNFAFVTLHVGAGTFQPVRVENIEDHKMHAEYVEVPQETVDAILRTKANGKRVIAVGTTSVRSIESAALFSQENQSGQLLAPYFSDTSIFLYPGKKFLVVDALITNFHLPESTLIMLVSAFAGYKHTMQAYESAVQNGYRFFSYGDAMFITKNPNVTGLD, from the coding sequence ATGCGTGTTTCAGATTTTTATTTTGATTTACCCGATGAATTAATTGCCCGTTATCCCAAAGCAGATCGCACTGCCAGCCGTTTATTGCAGCTTAATGGTGAAAATGGTGAACTTTTTCACCGCACTTTTGCCGATGTGGTGGATCTCATCAACGAGGGGGATTTGTTAATTTTTAATAATACCCGCGTGATCCCCGCGAGAATGTACGGTCGCAAAGCTAGCGGCGGTAAGATTGAAGTGTTGGTGGAACGAATTTTGTCGGAAGATCGTTTTCTCGCGCATATTCGTTCTTCCAAAGCCCCGAAAGAAGGAGCAGAGTTGTTTCTCGGCGAAGATAAATTAGGCGAAGGCAAGGGCATTAAAATGATTATGAAAGCCCGCCACGATACTTTATTTGAGCTAGAAATGGCAGAAAAAAGCACCGCACTTTTAGATGTGCTGCAACAAATCGGCCATATGCCACTGCCACCTTATATTGATCGCCCCGATGAAGATGCCGATAAAGAGCGCTATCAAACGGTCTATAACAAAGTGCCGGGCGCAGTGGCTGCACCCACTGCGGGCTTGCATTTTGATAATGAATTGTTAGAAAAGCTGAAAGCAAAAGGCGTGAATTTTGCCTTTGTTACTTTGCACGTTGGCGCGGGTACATTCCAGCCTGTGCGGGTAGAAAATATTGAAGATCACAAAATGCACGCGGAATATGTGGAAGTACCGCAGGAAACGGTGGACGCCATTTTGCGCACCAAAGCCAACGGCAAGCGTGTGATTGCTGTGGGAACAACTTCTGTGCGTTCCATTGAAAGTGCGGCGTTATTTAGCCAAGAAAATCAGAGTGGGCAACTACTTGCGCCGTATTTTTCTGATACGTCCATCTTCCTTTACCCAGGCAAAAAATTCCTTGTGGTAGACGCCTTAATCACCAATTTCCATTTGCCAGAAAGCACGCTGATTATGCTGGTTTCTGCCTTTGCAGGATACAAGCACACGATGCAAGCCTATGAAAGTGCGGTACAAAATGGCTACCGTTTTTTCAGTTATGGCGATGCAATGTTTATTACGAAAAATCCTAATGTAACGGGCTTAGATTAA
- the putP gene encoding sodium/proline symporter PutP: protein MQNYQIYTAFGLYLVIILGIGIYAYISTKNFNDYILGGRKMGSFVTAMSTGASDMSGWLLLGLPGAIFLTGLSEAWIAVGLTVGAYLNYRIVAGRLRVFTEHYGNALTLPEYFAMRFPKRAKSLKILSSSVILFFFTIYCASGVVAGAKLFQSLLGIDYTTALIFGAVATIAYTFIGGYLAISWSDTIQASLMIFALLLAPVIVLLNISWEEITLALEAKSQQTGIPYSNWLYNVSGIGVISALSWGLGYFGQPHILARFMAASSVQALDKARTIGITWMILCLGGACAVGYFGLAYFEVKGIALDSAESVFIEISKAIFNPWIVGIVLSAILAAIMSTLSAQFLMCSAAITEDFYHGFLRKNASSTELVWVGRVMVLLIATVAIAIAQDPNSKVMGLVSYAWAGFGASFGPLVILSLFNRNITSNAALWGMLAGAVTVVAWKPLMTTLNWKDIANLYEIIPGFLACSFVTLTSSIFSPVAKDVAEKFDEAEKSYNQQR from the coding sequence ATGCAGAATTATCAAATCTACACAGCTTTTGGACTGTATCTTGTTATCATTTTAGGGATTGGGATTTACGCCTATATTTCCACCAAAAATTTTAACGATTACATTTTAGGCGGCCGCAAAATGGGGAGCTTTGTTACCGCAATGTCGACGGGCGCATCAGATATGTCTGGTTGGTTGCTACTTGGCTTGCCCGGTGCGATTTTCCTTACTGGCTTGTCAGAAGCCTGGATTGCCGTGGGGCTAACGGTTGGGGCATATCTAAATTACCGCATTGTGGCAGGGCGTTTACGGGTTTTCACGGAACACTATGGCAATGCGCTCACCTTGCCTGAATATTTTGCAATGCGATTTCCGAAACGAGCAAAATCGCTGAAAATTCTTTCTTCTTCAGTGATCTTGTTTTTCTTCACCATTTACTGTGCATCTGGTGTGGTAGCTGGGGCAAAATTATTCCAAAGCTTATTAGGCATTGATTACACTACCGCCTTGATTTTTGGTGCGGTGGCAACCATAGCTTACACCTTTATTGGTGGCTATTTAGCGATTTCTTGGAGCGATACTATTCAAGCCTCATTGATGATTTTCGCTTTATTGCTCGCCCCTGTCATCGTACTGCTCAACATTAGCTGGGAAGAAATCACCCTTGCCCTAGAAGCTAAATCACAACAAACGGGAATCCCTTATTCCAACTGGCTTTACAACGTATCAGGTATTGGCGTGATTTCGGCTCTTTCTTGGGGATTAGGGTACTTCGGACAGCCGCATATCCTAGCCCGTTTTATGGCAGCCAGTTCAGTACAAGCTCTCGATAAAGCCCGCACAATTGGGATCACTTGGATGATCCTCTGCTTAGGTGGTGCTTGTGCCGTGGGGTATTTCGGCTTGGCTTATTTTGAAGTAAAAGGCATTGCTTTGGATTCCGCCGAATCGGTGTTTATTGAAATCTCCAAAGCCATTTTTAATCCTTGGATCGTGGGTATTGTGCTATCCGCCATTTTAGCGGCGATTATGAGTACCTTATCGGCACAATTCTTAATGTGTTCTGCCGCCATCACCGAAGATTTCTACCACGGTTTCTTACGCAAAAATGCCTCAAGTACGGAATTAGTTTGGGTTGGCCGCGTGATGGTATTGCTCATCGCCACTGTAGCCATCGCCATCGCACAAGATCCGAATTCTAAAGTAATGGGCTTAGTATCCTACGCCTGGGCTGGCTTTGGCGCATCATTTGGGCCATTGGTGATCCTTTCCCTATTTAACCGCAACATCACCTCCAACGCCGCGTTATGGGGAATGTTAGCTGGTGCAGTAACAGTTGTGGCGTGGAAACCGCTAATGACCACACTAAACTGGAAAGACATCGCCAACTTATACGAAATTATCCCAGGCTTCCTAGCTTGTTCTTTCGTTACCCTAACCTCATCAATTTTCTCACCGGTTGCTAAAGACGTAGCTGAAAAATTTGATGAGGCAGAAAAAAGCTACAATCAACAACGATAA
- the putA gene encoding bifunctional proline dehydrogenase/L-glutamate gamma-semialdehyde dehydrogenase PutA, with product MNYQYSPLPSVEPELRKIISAHYDCPEQAAVSQLVQTLDFTPQQESSIEQVARELIGKIRSKKQKHYGVDALMHEFSLGCDEGIALMCLAEALLRIPDAQTRYDLINDKLQQGNWQSHLKKSGSLFTNAASLGLMLGNKISASLDEEALSSALMKSFSRLSAPVMKKAIEKAMGILGEQFVTGETMEKALKNITTREKMGYCFSFDMLGEAAMTMEDADRYLQDYVDAIHAVGKQSAGRALYDANGVSVKLSAIHPRYSRSQQDRLMSEIYPRLKQLFVLAKQYNISLNIDAEEMARLEISLDLLEKLLQDPDLAGFNGIGFVVQAYSKRCPYVLDYIIALNRRYQRKMMVRLVKGAYWDSEIKWAQTEGVQGFPVYTRKVHTDISYISCAKKLLDAQDAIYPQFATHNVQTLATIAELGKGKEFEFQCLHGMGETLYDNVVGEHQFNRRVRVYAPVGTYETLLAYLVRRLLENGANSSFVHQLVDNNISVNELIEAPWKKFARFNGAPNKAIKLPADLFPHRRNSQGFNLSDEIQLAELQQQLNQAEYADVQSLCAVPVQAAQRYQGRKPADTAQSLPTSTFMSPDDVPAVFDVLQSRVWQEKTVEERATILERAADFYQENTGLLLRLAIEEAGKTLPNAIGELREAVDFLRYYAEQIRLLDSKKALAPPLGNVLCISPWNFPLAIFTGQIAAALAAGNNVIAKPAEQTSLIAYYAVKLLHQAGVPQEALQLTLGAGDLGAALVAQPFNAVMFTGSTEVAHLINKQLVQREDQPVLIAETGGLNTMVVDSSALLEQVITDVLSSAFDSAGQRCSALRILLVQEDIADRLYQMITEAMKELVIGNPELLNTDIGPVIDEEAKANLINYQTQVRSFSRRYFELDSPTSGHFVAPAIYEVDSLDQINREMFGPILHFVRYKKAELGDYLQKINTKGYALTGGCHSRINKNIAFVEQHLECGNFYINRNIVGAVVGVQPFGGHGLSGTGPKAGGELYVQRLTKTSQYYLSILAKNNVLPSITGELNSIDYKTTSVLLLGQDHARLTAAYQRLQQAGFNVVVEKDNPLLSYQLPHLQILKEGQHLQKAVFVSPIDTQTRQRFAQNNPAIFCLYDWTVNQDLTLLYNEFSRSENISAAGGNATLMAIEEQ from the coding sequence ATGAACTACCAATACTCTCCTCTCCCCAGTGTAGAACCCGAACTTCGTAAAATTATCAGCGCGCATTATGATTGCCCTGAACAAGCCGCAGTAAGTCAATTAGTCCAAACCTTAGATTTCACACCACAGCAAGAATCTTCCATTGAACAAGTCGCCCGAGAATTAATCGGCAAAATTCGTAGTAAAAAACAGAAACATTATGGCGTTGATGCCTTGATGCACGAGTTTTCTTTAGGCTGTGATGAAGGCATTGCCTTGATGTGCTTGGCGGAAGCCTTGTTGCGTATTCCCGATGCGCAAACCCGTTATGATTTAATCAACGATAAGCTTCAACAGGGTAACTGGCAATCCCATTTGAAAAAATCAGGCTCGCTATTTACCAACGCCGCAAGCCTAGGTTTAATGCTTGGCAATAAGATCAGCGCTAGTTTAGATGAAGAAGCTCTTTCTTCTGCATTGATGAAAAGTTTCTCTCGCCTTTCCGCACCAGTGATGAAAAAAGCTATTGAAAAAGCAATGGGGATTTTAGGCGAGCAATTTGTTACTGGTGAAACAATGGAAAAAGCCCTAAAAAATATTACGACAAGAGAAAAAATGGGCTATTGTTTTTCCTTTGATATGCTCGGCGAAGCTGCAATGACAATGGAAGATGCGGATAGATATTTGCAAGATTATGTGGACGCCATTCACGCCGTGGGTAAACAATCCGCAGGGCGAGCCTTATATGATGCAAATGGCGTATCAGTGAAATTATCGGCTATCCACCCGCGTTATTCTCGTTCACAACAAGATCGTTTAATGAGCGAAATCTATCCGCGTTTAAAACAGCTTTTTGTTTTGGCAAAACAATATAACATTAGTTTGAACATTGATGCAGAAGAAATGGCACGCCTTGAAATTTCTTTAGATCTGCTCGAAAAATTATTACAAGATCCTGATCTTGCTGGCTTTAATGGTATCGGCTTTGTGGTGCAGGCCTATTCAAAACGCTGTCCTTATGTATTGGATTATATTATTGCGTTAAATCGCCGTTATCAGCGCAAAATGATGGTACGTTTGGTGAAAGGCGCGTATTGGGATAGCGAAATTAAATGGGCGCAAACCGAAGGCGTGCAAGGCTTCCCCGTTTATACACGCAAAGTGCATACGGATATTTCTTATATTAGCTGTGCGAAAAAATTATTAGACGCACAAGATGCCATTTATCCACAATTTGCAACCCATAATGTGCAAACCCTAGCCACCATTGCGGAACTGGGTAAAGGCAAAGAATTTGAATTTCAATGTCTGCACGGAATGGGCGAAACCCTTTACGATAATGTGGTTGGTGAACATCAATTTAATCGCCGTGTGCGGGTGTATGCGCCGGTGGGAACCTATGAAACCCTACTCGCCTACCTTGTACGCAGATTGCTAGAAAACGGCGCAAATTCCTCTTTCGTGCATCAATTAGTGGATAACAATATTTCTGTTAATGAACTGATTGAAGCGCCGTGGAAAAAATTTGCTCGTTTTAACGGTGCACCAAATAAAGCCATTAAATTACCGGCGGATCTTTTCCCACATCGCCGTAATTCCCAAGGCTTTAATTTAAGTGATGAAATCCAACTGGCGGAATTGCAACAGCAATTAAATCAAGCAGAATATGCGGACGTGCAATCCCTTTGTGCGGTACCTGTGCAAGCAGCACAACGTTATCAAGGTCGCAAACCAGCAGATACGGCACAATCTTTGCCAACTTCCACGTTTATGTCGCCAGATGATGTGCCTGCGGTGTTTGATGTGCTGCAATCTCGTGTTTGGCAAGAAAAAACCGTGGAAGAACGTGCGACAATTTTAGAAAGAGCGGCGGATTTTTATCAAGAAAATACTGGCTTGTTGCTACGTCTTGCCATTGAAGAAGCAGGAAAAACCTTACCCAATGCCATTGGGGAACTGCGTGAAGCGGTGGATTTCTTGCGTTATTACGCGGAACAAATCCGCTTATTAGACAGCAAAAAAGCCCTCGCACCACCACTAGGCAACGTGCTGTGTATTTCTCCTTGGAATTTCCCTCTGGCAATTTTCACTGGGCAAATCGCTGCAGCCTTGGCAGCGGGCAATAATGTGATTGCAAAACCTGCCGAGCAAACTTCGCTCATTGCTTATTATGCCGTAAAATTATTACATCAAGCAGGCGTGCCACAAGAAGCCTTGCAACTCACCTTAGGGGCTGGGGATTTAGGTGCAGCGTTAGTGGCTCAACCCTTTAATGCAGTAATGTTTACTGGCTCAACGGAAGTAGCCCATTTAATCAATAAACAGCTTGTGCAACGAGAAGATCAACCCGTGCTCATTGCTGAAACCGGCGGTTTAAACACAATGGTGGTAGATTCTTCCGCTTTATTAGAACAAGTGATTACCGATGTACTCAGTTCCGCTTTTGATTCCGCAGGCCAACGCTGTTCTGCCTTGCGTATTTTATTAGTGCAAGAAGACATTGCGGATCGTTTATACCAAATGATCACCGAAGCAATGAAAGAATTAGTGATTGGCAATCCAGAGCTACTCAATACGGATATTGGGCCCGTGATCGATGAAGAAGCAAAAGCCAACTTAATCAATTACCAAACACAAGTGCGGTCGTTTTCTCGCCGATATTTTGAATTGGATTCCCCGACTTCAGGGCATTTTGTCGCACCAGCCATTTATGAAGTGGATTCTTTGGATCAAATTAATCGCGAAATGTTCGGGCCAATTCTGCACTTTGTTCGCTATAAAAAAGCGGAATTGGGCGATTATCTGCAAAAAATTAATACTAAAGGCTACGCTTTAACAGGGGGCTGCCATAGCCGTATCAACAAAAATATTGCCTTTGTAGAGCAGCATTTAGAATGTGGCAATTTCTACATTAACCGTAATATTGTGGGAGCCGTGGTTGGCGTGCAACCTTTCGGCGGACACGGCTTATCAGGCACAGGGCCGAAAGCAGGCGGCGAGCTTTATGTTCAACGTTTAACCAAAACATCACAATATTATTTATCTATACTTGCAAAAAACAACGTATTGCCTAGTATTACAGGGGAATTAAATAGCATTGATTATAAAACCACTTCTGTTTTATTACTCGGTCAAGACCACGCTCGTTTAACTGCGGCTTATCAGCGGTTACAACAAGCAGGATTTAATGTTGTTGTAGAAAAAGATAATCCGCTGTTGAGCTATCAATTACCACATCTACAAATCCTAAAAGAAGGACAGCATTTGCAAAAAGCGGTGTTTGTATCGCCGATCGATACCCAAACACGCCAGCGTTTTGCGCAGAATAATCCTGCGATTTTCTGTTTATACGATTGGACAGTCAATCAGGATTTGACCTTGCTATATAACGAATTTTCACGCAGTGAGAATATTTCTGCCGCGGGGGGCAACGCCACCCTAATGGCCATTGAAGAACAATAA